A single genomic interval of Accipiter gentilis unplaced genomic scaffold, bAccGen1.1, whole genome shotgun sequence harbors:
- the GSK3A gene encoding glycogen synthase kinase-3 alpha isoform X2, whose product MSGGPGPGPSRPRTSSFADTGPPQAPVPPPGPTSGSAPSGGKTGPAPTGGAFPPGIKLGRDGGKVSTVVATPGQGPDRPQEVSYTDIKVIGNGSFGVVYQARLAGSGELVAIKKVLQDKRFKNRELQIMRKLDHCNIVRLRYFFYSSGEKKDEVYLNLVLDFVPETVYRVARHFSKAKQTIPVFYVKGVCHRDIKPQNLLVDPDTAVLKLCDFGSAKQLVRGEPNVSYICSRYYRAPELIFGATDYTSNIDIWSAGCVLAELLLGQPIFPGDSGVDQLVEIIKVLGTPTREQIREMNPNYTEFKFPQIKAHPWSKVFKARTPPEAVALCGRLLEYTPQTRLGPLQACADPFFDELRLPAARLPSGRDLPPLFNFSPGELGIQPSLNSTLVPPHLRGCAPAPPAPHGEGRSQVPPGEGSGPIASTS is encoded by the exons AtgagcggcggccccggccccggcccctcccgccCCCGAACGAGTTCGTTCGCCGATACCGGTCCCCCGCAAGCCCCGGTACCTCCCCCGGGCCCTACGAGCGGTTCCGCACCCAGCGGAGGCAAAACCGGGCCGGCGCCCACCGGCGGGGCCTTCCCGCCGGGCATCAAGCTGGGCC GGGACGGCGGGAAGGTGAGCACCGTGGTCGCCACCCCCGGGCAGGGCCCGGACCGGCCGCAGGAGGTTTCTTACACCGACATCAAAGTGATCGGGAACGGCTCCTTCGGCGTCGTGTACCAGGCGCGGCTCGCCGGCTCCGGGGAGCTGGTGGCCATTAAGAAGGTGCTGCAGGACAAACGCTTCAAG aacCGGGAGCTGCAGATCATGCGCAAACTCGACCACTGCAACATCGTCCGGCTCCGCTATTTCTTCTACTCCAGCGGCGAGAAG AAGGACGAGGTTTACCTCAACCTGGTCCTCGATTTCGTCCCCGAAACCGTTTACCGGGTGGCGCGGCATTTCTCCAAAGCCAAGCAAACCATCCCCGTCTTCTACGTCAAG GGCGTCTGTCACCGCGACAtcaaaccccaaaacctcctgGTGGACCCCGACACCGCCGTCCTCAAACTCTGCGATTTCGGCAG CGCCAAGCAGCTGGTGCGGGGGGAACCCAACGTCTCCTACATCTGCTCCCGCTATTACCGCGCCCCCGAGCTCATTTTCGGGGCCACCGACTACACCTCCAACATCG ATATCTGGTCGGCGGGCTGCGTCCTGGCcgagctgctgctggggcagcccaTCTTCCCCGGGGACAGCGGCGTCGACCAGTTAGTGGAGATCATCAAG GTGCTGGGAACGCCGACGCGGGAGCAGATCCGGGAGATGAACCCCAACTACACGGAGTTCAAGTTCCCCCAAATCAAAGCGCACCCCTGGTCCAAG GTGTTCAAGGCGCGGACGCCCCCCGAGGCGGTGGCGCTGTGCGGGCGGCTGCTGGAGTACACCCCCCAGACGCGGCTGGGACCCCTGCAGGCCTGCGCCGACCCCTTTTTCGACGAGCTGCGGCTGCCGGCCGCCCGCCTGCCCAGCGGCCGAGACCTGCCCCCCCTCTTCAACTTCAGCCCCGGCG aGCTGGGGATCCAGCCCTCCCTCAACAGCACCCTGGTGCCCCCCCACCTGCGGGGCtgcgcccccgccccccccgcgccccacg gtGAGGGGCGCAGCCAGGTCCCGCCGGGGGAGGGCAGCGGCCCCATCGCCAGCACCTCCTga
- the GSK3A gene encoding glycogen synthase kinase-3 alpha isoform X1: MSGGPGPGPSRPRTSSFADTGPPQAPVPPPGPTSGSAPSGGKTGPAPTGGAFPPGIKLGRDGGKVSTVVATPGQGPDRPQEVSYTDIKVIGNGSFGVVYQARLAGSGELVAIKKVLQDKRFKNRELQIMRKLDHCNIVRLRYFFYSSGEKKDEVYLNLVLDFVPETVYRVARHFSKAKQTIPVFYVKVYMYQLFRSLAYIHSQGVCHRDIKPQNLLVDPDTAVLKLCDFGSAKQLVRGEPNVSYICSRYYRAPELIFGATDYTSNIDIWSAGCVLAELLLGQPIFPGDSGVDQLVEIIKVLGTPTREQIREMNPNYTEFKFPQIKAHPWSKVFKARTPPEAVALCGRLLEYTPQTRLGPLQACADPFFDELRLPAARLPSGRDLPPLFNFSPGELGIQPSLNSTLVPPHLRGCAPAPPAPHGEGRSQVPPGEGSGPIASTS; encoded by the exons AtgagcggcggccccggccccggcccctcccgccCCCGAACGAGTTCGTTCGCCGATACCGGTCCCCCGCAAGCCCCGGTACCTCCCCCGGGCCCTACGAGCGGTTCCGCACCCAGCGGAGGCAAAACCGGGCCGGCGCCCACCGGCGGGGCCTTCCCGCCGGGCATCAAGCTGGGCC GGGACGGCGGGAAGGTGAGCACCGTGGTCGCCACCCCCGGGCAGGGCCCGGACCGGCCGCAGGAGGTTTCTTACACCGACATCAAAGTGATCGGGAACGGCTCCTTCGGCGTCGTGTACCAGGCGCGGCTCGCCGGCTCCGGGGAGCTGGTGGCCATTAAGAAGGTGCTGCAGGACAAACGCTTCAAG aacCGGGAGCTGCAGATCATGCGCAAACTCGACCACTGCAACATCGTCCGGCTCCGCTATTTCTTCTACTCCAGCGGCGAGAAG AAGGACGAGGTTTACCTCAACCTGGTCCTCGATTTCGTCCCCGAAACCGTTTACCGGGTGGCGCGGCATTTCTCCAAAGCCAAGCAAACCATCCCCGTCTTCTACGTCAAG GTCTACATGTACCAGCTTTTTCGGAGCTTGGCCTACATCCACTCCCAGGGCGTCTGTCACCGCGACAtcaaaccccaaaacctcctgGTGGACCCCGACACCGCCGTCCTCAAACTCTGCGATTTCGGCAG CGCCAAGCAGCTGGTGCGGGGGGAACCCAACGTCTCCTACATCTGCTCCCGCTATTACCGCGCCCCCGAGCTCATTTTCGGGGCCACCGACTACACCTCCAACATCG ATATCTGGTCGGCGGGCTGCGTCCTGGCcgagctgctgctggggcagcccaTCTTCCCCGGGGACAGCGGCGTCGACCAGTTAGTGGAGATCATCAAG GTGCTGGGAACGCCGACGCGGGAGCAGATCCGGGAGATGAACCCCAACTACACGGAGTTCAAGTTCCCCCAAATCAAAGCGCACCCCTGGTCCAAG GTGTTCAAGGCGCGGACGCCCCCCGAGGCGGTGGCGCTGTGCGGGCGGCTGCTGGAGTACACCCCCCAGACGCGGCTGGGACCCCTGCAGGCCTGCGCCGACCCCTTTTTCGACGAGCTGCGGCTGCCGGCCGCCCGCCTGCCCAGCGGCCGAGACCTGCCCCCCCTCTTCAACTTCAGCCCCGGCG aGCTGGGGATCCAGCCCTCCCTCAACAGCACCCTGGTGCCCCCCCACCTGCGGGGCtgcgcccccgccccccccgcgccccacg gtGAGGGGCGCAGCCAGGTCCCGCCGGGGGAGGGCAGCGGCCCCATCGCCAGCACCTCCTga
- the LOC126037532 gene encoding LOW QUALITY PROTEIN: zinc finger protein 526-like (The sequence of the model RefSeq protein was modified relative to this genomic sequence to represent the inferred CDS: inserted 2 bases in 1 codon): MAQDLPSLLLQHQYMCSECGGLYDTLGEVLLHQRSHGPPPGRRRRPPRAPPGPPXYQCLDCGRFLLSPAELLAHQTQHPRGGQGGPVRYQCGECRALFPSPALCLQHRRSHHRQLAETSAETPAPHPYECSECGRLFPTPEELLEHQGEHFTATEKESGETPASDPKPDPPTPPVSPPPPPPPPPPAPFRCGECERGCGSAEELRRHKREAHGNAAFSCPECRRGFGTASRLRAHRRAHEGGTHPCPACPKVFKKAASLERHARLHRGETLYLCVACGLGFGTEPALAAHRKTHAADPPHRCACGKTFLNMTKFLYHRRTHAGKSGAPRPNQEPAAGAGAAAAARPRRPPRCPERRHRCPTCGRAFKKLVHVRNHLRTHTGERPFQCSVCGKTFASRANLLRHHLTHTGERPYECDVCRKRFTQSSNLRQHRRLHGDAGDAARPPPSSSSSSSSPPSSFACGLCGKAFADRGGLSRHRRRHEGAGRPHQCPLCGKGFGAAWGLRLHQRTHSGERPFACGDCGKAFRQAPHLRAHRRLHAEKCRRRRTAERPHRCPLCPKAFRNAGSLRSHRRCHDGSAALVTGGAASTGVGAGTGIAGVAALTGVGPGTAVTGVVAAPPGETIAIIETPEPLPLAETLALCRAALEGGLHLRADAFA, from the exons ATGGCGCAGGACCTGCCCTCGCTCCTCCTCCAGCACCAGTACATGTGCTCCGAGTGCGGGGGGCTCTACGACACCCTGGGCGAGGTTCTCCTGCACCAGCGCAGCCAcgggcccccccccggccgccgccgccgccccccccgagccccccccggcccccc ctaCCAGTGCCTGGACTGCGGCCGCTTCCTCCTCTCGCCCGCCGAGCTGCTGGCCCACCAAACCCAGCACCCCCGGGGGGGCCAAGGGGGGCCGGTGCGGTATCAGTGCGGCGAGTGCCGGGCGCTCTTCCCCTCGCCGGCCCTTTGCCTTCAGCATCGCCGGAGCCACCACCGCCAGCTCGCCGAAACCTCCGCCGAAACGCCGGCCCCCCACCCTTACGAGTGCTCCGAGTGCGGCCGCCTCTTCCCCACCCCCgaggagctgctggagcaccAGGGCGAACATTTCACCGCCACCGAGAAGGAAAGCGGCGAAACGCCGGCGTCCGACCCCAAAccggacccccccaccccgcccgtttcccccccgccgccgccgccaccgccgccgccggctcctttCCGTTGCGGGGAGTGCGAGCGCGGCTGCGGCTCGGCCGAGGAGCTGCGACGGCACAAGCGGGAGGCGCACGGCAACGCCGCTTTCTCCTGCCCCGAGTGCCGGCGGGGATTCGGCACGGCCAGCCGGTTACGCGCCCACCGGCGGGCGCACGAGGGGGGCACCCACCCCTGCCCCGCCTGCCCCAAGGTCTTTAAAAAAGCGGCGTCGCTGGAGCGGCACGCCCGGCTGCACCGCGGCGAGACCCTCTACCTCTGCGTCGCCTGCGGGTTGGGTTTCGGCACCGAACCGGCGTTAGCCGCTCACCGTAAAACCCACGCCGCCGACCCCCCGCACCGCTGCGCCTGCGGCAAGACCTTCCTCAACATGACCAAGTTCCTCTACCACCGCCGGACCCACGCCGGCAAAAGCGGGGCGCCGCGCCCTAACCAAGAACccgccgccggtgccggtgccgccgccgccgctcgacCCCGGCGCCCGCCGCGCTGCCCCGAGCGCCGTCACCGCTGCCCCACCTGCGGTCGGGCTTTTAAGAAATTGGTTCACGTCCGGAATCACCTGCGGACGCACACGGGCGAGCGGCCCTTCCAGTGCAGCGTCTGCGGCAAAACCTTCGCCTCCCGCGCCAACCTGCTGCGGCACCACCTCACCCACACCGGCGAGCGGCCCTACGAGTGCGACGTTTGCCGCAAGCGCTTCACCCAGTCCTCCAACCTCCGCCAGCACCGGCGCCTGCACGGCGACGCCGGCGacgccgcccggccgccgccgtcctcctcgtcgtcgtcgtcgtcgccgCCTTCCTCCTTCGCCTGCGGGCTCTGCGGCAAAGCCTTCGCCGACCGCGGCGGGTTGAGCCGGCACCGGCGCCGCCACGAAGGCGCGGGTCGGCCCCACCAGTGCCCGCTCTGCGGGAAGGGATTCGGGGCGGCCTGGGGGCTGCGGCTGCACCAACGGACCCACAGCGGCGAACGCCCCTTCGCCTGCGGCGACTGCGGCAAAGCCTTTCGGCAAGCCCCCCACCTGCGGGCTCACCGACGCCTCCACGCCGAAAAATGCCGCCGCCGCCGAACCGCCGAGCGACCGCACCGCTGCCCGCTCTGTCCCAAAGCTTTCCGCAACGCCGGCAGCCTCCGGAGTCACCGACGGTGTCACGACGGTTCCGCCGCTCTCGTTACCGGCGGCGCCGCTTCTACCGGAGTCGGTGCCGGTACCGGCATCGCCGGAGTCGCCGCTCTTACCGGAGTCGGTCCCGGCACCGCCGTTACCGGCGTCGTCGCCGCGCCGCCGGGGGAAACCATCGCCATCATCGAGACGCCGGAGCCGCTGCCGCTGGCCGAGACGTTGGCGCTTTGCCGGGCGGCGCTGGAGGGGGGGCTGCACCTCCGCGCCGACGCCTTCGCTTGA